The DNA sequence CGCAAAAAACGCGGTCAAATTTTTGCCGATTTGAGAGAATGGATTTTCGTTAGGTTTGGCGTCTATGATCTGCTTTATTTTAGGATTTATTTCGCTATTTATCGAATCAAAAATCTTTTGCGCGTACGGGTTTAAATTTACTAGCTCGTACTCTTTGCGCGCGTTTAAAAAGGTATTTTTAAAAAACAGCGCCGCTGCGTAATCAAGCTCTTTTACGTCTTTAAAATTTAAAACGATTTTATTAAATTTCTTTGAGCCGATGAGTGCGGCCGTCTGAGTCCAAATTTGAGCCGGCAGCTTGTAGTTCCAGTCGTTTTTTAGATTTATAGTTAGCTTGCCGCCGCTTTGCTCGCACTTGTAAAACTCGCTTTCAAATTTTAAAAAAAGAGGCAAATTTAGGCCTTTTTAGCGTTATTTTTTTTCTTAACTACGTAGTCTATGTCGCCGTCCTCGGTCTCGACTTTAGCTATCGTGATTATTCGCGCGATCTCGTTTTCGCGGGTACTATACGTGATGTCGCGAGCCGGGTCTACGAGCCTAAATTTTATCTCGTTAAATTCGCGCCAATTACTGTGATTTATCACTTTTGAGTTAAATATACCCTCTTGGATATTTGTTATCTCGCCCCTTAGCTCGGCGATCGCGGCTTTTTTCTCGCGAAATTCTTTTAAAAGCGCGTTGTACTCGTGCACTAGCTGCTGATACTCTTTTAGTTTTTTCATAAACGTCGCGGGCGGAGTGTTGTTCGTGCTTTTTAGTTCCTCGATTTTAGCCTTGATGACGTTTATCGGGCCTCTGTTTTCTTCGATGACGCATCTTTTAGACTCTAGCGTGCGTGGCATTTTTACGATCTGTTCTCTGATGGCTTTTATCTTCGCCATACGCTCGTTTATCTGCTCGCCCGTGTTTTTTATCATGCTAAAATCGACTAAAATTTTATTATTCACGCCTTTTAGTTTTTTTATCTCCAAAGTATCGGCGATTATGATATTTGAGTTTGATACGAGCGTATCGATGGCGACGCTTTCGGCGATTATCTCGCCGCCGATGACCGATTTTATCACGGCTTTTTTAGCTTTTACCTTGCCGCCTTCGAGCCTATCTATCTCGACACTCTCGCCTTCAAAGCTACCGATATGTACGGCTATTTTTGCTTCTTTCGCCTCGATGAGAGCTTTGGCGTGGGTTTGTCCGCCGATCGTTACTTTGTTTGCCTTTACTACAGCGTTTGCGGCGACGTTTCCCTCGACGTTTACTTCGTTTGCCTCGACCGTCATGCCCGTACCTATGGCGTCTTTCGTTAGGTCTTTTTCCTTTACGTTTAGCGTTACGTTGGTATCAAGACCCGTATCGACCGAGCCTGTGGTTTTAAACGTGATTTCATTTACGTCAAGCTCGTCTTTGATATCAAAGACGCCTTTTTCCTCTTTGACGTAGCCCGGTTTTTTGGCGAAAAATTTTACTCCCTCGTTGTCTTCTTTTACGTAGATATTTTCGGTGTGTTCGGGCATTTTTGTTATCGTGGCCTTGGCTTTTTGTGCGAGTAGGAAATTCCCCCTCACGTCGCGGCCGCTTGTACCGTCTCTTAGTTTTACGTATTCGATTATGAGCTCGTTTTCGACGACTCCGAGCAGATAGCCTCTGTTTGCGTAGTCGATCTTGTCGTTTTCATCTACGTTTCTTATTTTTGTCTTGTAGTGATAGATTAGCGCGTCGTCTGTGGACGGAACTACGTTTACGCCTACAGTCACGGCAAAGGTGTAGTCCTTGTCGATAAATTCTTTTACTCTTAGAACCGAAGAAATTTTAGCGACCTCTTCTAGCATCGTTTTGTTTCTGATGCCAACCAGGATGCCTACTTTTATCAGCTTTTTGTAGATGAAATTTATCAGCTTTTTGTCAAATTCTTTAAAATAAACAGTGTCGGCGTTTTGCGAAACGGTAGCTAAAATTTTGGTCAAATTTTTATTTGCATTTACAGAAACGTTAGGCAAAGGCGTAGGCTTTACGCGCCTAACGTCGTAAAATTTAACCAGATAGCTTTGCTTGATACTCTCGACTCTGTCTACGTAAAATTTATCGTTATCAAAGACGTTTAGCTTGTCTTCGGCGATTTGTCTAGGTTGGCTCTCGCCTACCACCTTGCATTCGGTTTTGATTTCCAAGATATCAAAATCTATAAATTTGCTATCGACGCCGAAGCTTTTTACTAAATTCAATATCTCGCCGTACGGGTTGGCGGTCTCGACCTCCATCTCGGCAAGGAAGTTTTGCTGCGCGTTTTGGTTTTCTGGCACGTGATACTCTCGCGTTATTTTTATTTTCGCGAGATTATCTCTAAAATTTCATTAAAAACACATTATGCGAGATTTTCGCGCCCGCTTTTACGTATTTTAAAACAAATTTTGTCTATTATTACGCCAATTTTAAATAGGAAATTTTATGCTCATAAAAGGCTTTTTTTCAAACAGCATCGGCATCATGGTTTCGCGAGTTTTAGGGCTCGTGCGCGACCTGCTCACGGCTTCTACTTTAGGTGCTGGCATTTACAGCGATATATTTTTCATCGCGTTTAAGATACCCAATTTATTGCGCCGTATCTTTGGCGAGGGGGCTTTTGCCAACGCTTTTTTGCCAAATTTTACGAAATCAAACAAAAAATCGCTCTTTAGCGCCGAGATTTTTCTTAAATTTCTAGCCTTTATCGGCGTTCTCACGCTTTTGGTAAATTTATTCGCTCCGTTTTTTACCGCCGTTATCGCCACGGGCCTAGCGCCTAGCGACATAAACGAAGCCGTCCCGCTCGTAAAAATCAACTTCTACTACCTAGCGCTCATCTTTGCCGTTACTTTTTTAGCCTCGCTTTTGCAGTACCGCGGGCACTTTGCTACGACGGCGTTTTCGACCGCTTTGCTAAATTTAGCCATGATCGGTTCCCTAATCTTAGCGCGCGGACAAGAGCCTAAAATCGTAGCTTATTATCTTAGCTTTGGCGTCGTTGTAGGCGGCGTTTTGCAGCTCATCGCGCACCTTATCGCTCTTAAATTTAACGGAATCTCAAAGCTATTTTTTGGCGGCTTAGTTAAATTTGCCCGCGGCAAAAGAGCCGATACAAAAGGCTTTTTTAGCAACTTTTTCCACGGTCTAGTCGGATCATCCGCGATGCAGCTAAGCTCATTTATGGATACGTGGCTGGCGTCGTTTTTGGCGGCTGGATCGATAAGCTATCTTTTCTACGCCAACCGCATTTTTCAGCTACCTTTAGCGATATTTGCGATCGCGCTCTCAACCGCGCTTTTTCCTAAAATCACGCGCCAGATCAAGGCCGGCAACGAAGCCGAAGCTCTAAAATGGATGCGAAAAAGCTTTGAAATTTTATATTTTCTGCTCTTTGCGGCGGCCATCGGCGGCATCGTTTTGGCTCAGCCTATCATAAAGCTGCTTTTTGAGCGCGGAAGCTTCACGCAGGCCGATACGGCGGCGACCGCGAGCGTTTTGGCCGCTTATATGATCGGACTTTTGCCGTTTGGGCTTGCCAAGCTTTTTTCGCTTTGGCTTTATGCGCATTTACAGCAAAAACTAGCCTCCAAAATCGCCGTTATCACGCTCGTTTTTAACCTAGTTTTGGCCGTTATTTTGATGCAAATTTACGGCGCGTTCGGACTAGCGCTTGCTAGCTCGCTGGGCGGGTTTTTGACGCTAGCTTTAAACGTCAAATTTTTTGGGATAAGGAAATTTTTAGCTATAATTGAGCCTAAAAAATTAACGCTTTTAAGCGCGGTTTTGGCTTTAGAAGCAGTGATTTTGATATTTTTAAGGAAATTTTTAGATGCAAATTTTTGATAGCGTAAAGAGAAAAAAAGTGGAGTTTGAGCCCGTAAAAAGCGACTTCGTACGCATTTACGTTTGCGGGCCGACGGTTTACGACGACGCGCATTTAGGACACGCCAAAAGCGCGATTAGCTTTGATCTGCTTAGGCGCACGTTAAGCGAGCTTGGATACAAGGTCAAATTCGTGCGAAACTACACCGACATCGACGATAAAATTTTAAAGAAAATGAGCGAGAGCGGCGAGAGTCTAGAAGCGATCACGGACAGATACATCGCAAGCTATGAGCGCGATATGGGCGCGCTTAACGTACTTGAGCCAGACGTCAAACCAAAAGCGACGCAGACGCTAAAAGAGATGATAGAGTACATCGAAATTTTGCTAAAAAACGGCTTTGCTTACGAGATCGCGGGAGACGGCATATACTTTGACACCGCAAAGGACGCGCAGTATCTGAGCCTGAGCGGTAAATTTGACACCGAGGCAAACGTCGCTCGCGTCGAGTCAAATTTACAAAAAGAGGATAAAAAGGACTTCGTGCTGTGGAAATTTGACGAGAAATGGTACGGGAGCCCGTTTGGCCGCGGCCGACCCGGTTGGCACACCGAGTGCGTTGCGATGATAAAAAAGCATCTCTCTAGCGGCGAAAAATTTGAGATAGATATCCACGCGGGCGGGCTTGACCTGCTCTTTCCTCATCACGAAAACGAGGCCGCGCAGTGCCGCTGCGCCGAGCGCAAGAGCCTGGCTAAATACTGGCTACACAACGGCTTTATCCAAGTAAATAACGAAAAAATGAGCAAGAGCCTCGGAAATAGCTTTTTCGTTAAGGACGCGCTGGAGCGAAATTTGGGCGAGGCGGTGAGATTTTATCTGATCTCTAGCCACTATAGAGCAAATTTCGACTTTAGCGAAGATGATCTAAATGCGGCAAAAAAGCGCCTAGATAAAATTTACCGTCTAAAAAAACGGGTTCTTGGCGCTGCGGCAAATTTGAGCGCGAACGAGAAATTTAAGAGCGAGTTTATGTCTGCGATGGAGGACGATCTAAACACCTCAAAAGCCCTTGCTAGCGTAGACGAGTTCGTCCGCAGCGCAAACGACGAGCTAGACGCAAACCCTAAAGACAAAGCCAAAAAAGGCGAAATCGCGGCAAATTTAGAGCTGATAGCTCGCGTGCTAGGCATCTTGCAAGTGGACGTATTTGAGTATTTTCAGTTTGGCGTGAGCGACGAAAAGCGAGCCTACATCGAAGATCTGATAAATCAAAGAAACGAAGCTAAAAAAGCCAAAAACTACGAGCTATCTGATAAAATCCGCGATATGCTAGCCACAAACGGCATCAGCCTCATGGATACGCCAGAGGGCTGCATGTGGGAAAAGATATGAAGCAGATGAGCCTAAAAGAGGTTTTGCGGCGGTTTGCGCCCTATTTTAGGGATTATATTTCGTATTTTATCATCGCAATCGCCGGCATGCTGATGGCTAGCGGTGGCACTGCGGCGTCGGCGTGGGTGATCGAGCCGGTGCTAAATAAAATTTTCATCGAAAAAAACAAAGACCTGCTTTATCTTTTGCCCTACGCCATCATCGCGATTTACGTTTTAAAGGGGCTCGGGACGTTTTTGCAGGCGTATTTTACGGCATATATCGGGCAGGATATCGTGAGGAGATTTCGTGAGAAGCTACTAAAAAACCTGCTAAATTTGGATATGAAGTTTTTTAACGACTACCGCACGGGCGAGCTAATAAGCCGAAATATCAACGACATAGACCGCATCAGAAGCATCGTTAGCTCCATGATCCCCGAACTCATCCGCGAGGCTATCACGATCGCGGGGCTGCTTTGCGTAGTGCTTTATCAGAGCTTGCAGCTTGCGTTTTTTGCGCTAGTTATCATGCCCGCAGCCGTCTATCCGCTCTCAAAACTCGCAAAAAAGATGAAAAAAATCTCCCGCGCCTCGCAGGAAAAAACCTCCGACATCAGCTCGAAGCTAAGCGAAATTTTTACCAACATCGAAATCATCAAAGCAAACAACGCGCAAGAGTTTGAGCACGCCAAATTTACCGACGAAAATGCTAAATTTTTCAAACTAAATTTAAAAAGCGTAAAAGTAAACGAGATGGTGAGTCCGATGATGGAAATTTTCGGCTCCGTCGGCGTCGCGGCGGTCGTCATTATCGGCGGCAAAGAGGTCATAGACGGAAATTTGACAATGGGAAGCTTCTTTTCTTTCCTAACCGCGCTTTTCATGCTTTATACGCCTATTAAACGCATTTCAGGCCTTTATAACAAGATGCAAGACGCCGTGGTCGCGGCAGAGCGAACCTTTGAGCTGCTTGACAAAGAGCCTCAAATTTTAAGCGGCGACAAGCCCGTGCCGTCTGAAATAAATTTGATAAATTTTAAAGACGTCAGGCTAAACTACGACGACAAAGAGGTGCTAAAAGGTATAAATCTAAGCGCGAGCAAGTCTCAAACCGTCGCGCTCGTGGGCAGTAGCGGCGGCGGAAAAAGCTCGATCGTAAATTTGCTAATGAGATTTTACGACGCAAACGACGGAGCGATCGAGATAAACGGCGAAAATATCAAAAATTTTGACCTCGGCTCGCTTAGACAAAATATCGGCCTAGTGACCCAGCGCGTCTATATCTTTAACGACACGGTCGCAAACAACGTCGCCTACGGCCGCGAATACGACGAAGCCAAAGTCGAGCTCGCACTAAAAACGGCAAATGCGTATGATTTCGTGTCAAATTTACCCCAGGGTGCGCAGACCGTGCTAAATGAATTTGGCACCAATCTCTCAGGCGGCCAGCGCCAGCGCATCGCCATCGCCCGCGCTCTTTACGACGACCCGCAGATTTTGATATTTGACGAGGCCACGAGCGCCCTAGATAACGAAAGCGAGCAGCAGATAACCAAAGCCATCGCGAATTTACAAAAAGAAAAGATAATATTTATCATCGCGCACCGCCTAAGTACGGTACAAAATGCCGACAAGATCGCCGTTATCAGCGGCGGAAAAGTGGTCGGTTTTGATACCGACGAGGCGCTTAGCAAGAGCTGCGAAATTTACGCGAAACTAAAAGGCGAAGCCCTTGTTTAAGCCTAAATTTGATAAAATCGCTCAAAATTTAAGGATAAAATTTGAATTACGAAACGCTAAAATCCATATTTTTTAAATTTGACCCCGAAACCGCTCACAAAATCGTAGAAAAAACGCTAAGTATCTCAGACTGCGTATTTCCGGGACTTTATAGTATCGTCGCCAAAAACTGCGTCGTCGCGGACGCGGCTCTTTCGCAAAATTTGCTCGGAACTAGCTTTTTAAATCCGGTTGGAATCGCCGGCGGCTTTGATAAAAACGCCACCATGCTGCGTCCGCTAGCCGCGCTCGGATTTGGGCACGTGGAGTTTGGCACCGTGACGCCAAAACCGCAAGAGGGCAACGCAAAACCGCGCCTTTTTCGCCTCATCGAAGAAGAGAGCATACAAAACGCGATGGGCTTTAACAACGAAGGCGCAGACGCTCTTGGCGCGCGCGTCGGCAAGCTCTATCCGTTTGCGATACCGCTTTTTGCCAACATCGGCAAAAATAAAATCACGCCAAATGAAGAAGCGATCAAGGACTATGAAATTTTAGTCGCTAAATTTAACGAAATTTGCGACTGCTTCGTCATCAACATCTCATCGCCAAACACCCCAAACCTACGCGAACTGCAAGAAGATAGCTTTATAAAAGACCTCTTTGCGCGCCTTACGCCGATCGCAAAAAAACCGATAATCTTTAAAATAGCGCCCGA is a window from the Campylobacter massiliensis genome containing:
- the murJ gene encoding murein biosynthesis integral membrane protein MurJ gives rise to the protein MLIKGFFSNSIGIMVSRVLGLVRDLLTASTLGAGIYSDIFFIAFKIPNLLRRIFGEGAFANAFLPNFTKSNKKSLFSAEIFLKFLAFIGVLTLLVNLFAPFFTAVIATGLAPSDINEAVPLVKINFYYLALIFAVTFLASLLQYRGHFATTAFSTALLNLAMIGSLILARGQEPKIVAYYLSFGVVVGGVLQLIAHLIALKFNGISKLFFGGLVKFARGKRADTKGFFSNFFHGLVGSSAMQLSSFMDTWLASFLAAGSISYLFYANRIFQLPLAIFAIALSTALFPKITRQIKAGNEAEALKWMRKSFEILYFLLFAAAIGGIVLAQPIIKLLFERGSFTQADTAATASVLAAYMIGLLPFGLAKLFSLWLYAHLQQKLASKIAVITLVFNLVLAVILMQIYGAFGLALASSLGGFLTLALNVKFFGIRKFLAIIEPKKLTLLSAVLALEAVILIFLRKFLDANF
- a CDS encoding quinone-dependent dihydroorotate dehydrogenase; this encodes MNYETLKSIFFKFDPETAHKIVEKTLSISDCVFPGLYSIVAKNCVVADAALSQNLLGTSFLNPVGIAGGFDKNATMLRPLAALGFGHVEFGTVTPKPQEGNAKPRLFRLIEEESIQNAMGFNNEGADALGARVGKLYPFAIPLFANIGKNKITPNEEAIKDYEILVAKFNEICDCFVINISSPNTPNLRELQEDSFIKDLFARLTPIAKKPIIFKIAPDMDDDKAVQICKTAVESGAKGVIVNNTSVDYSLSKSPNLQNFGGLSGKVIAKRSRELFSAVASELYGKTVLIASGGIDSAEEAYARIKSGANLVQIYTSFIFKGPNIAKQINEGILKLLKEDNFASISEAVGCDIKNKI
- the cysS gene encoding cysteine--tRNA ligase, giving the protein MQIFDSVKRKKVEFEPVKSDFVRIYVCGPTVYDDAHLGHAKSAISFDLLRRTLSELGYKVKFVRNYTDIDDKILKKMSESGESLEAITDRYIASYERDMGALNVLEPDVKPKATQTLKEMIEYIEILLKNGFAYEIAGDGIYFDTAKDAQYLSLSGKFDTEANVARVESNLQKEDKKDFVLWKFDEKWYGSPFGRGRPGWHTECVAMIKKHLSSGEKFEIDIHAGGLDLLFPHHENEAAQCRCAERKSLAKYWLHNGFIQVNNEKMSKSLGNSFFVKDALERNLGEAVRFYLISSHYRANFDFSEDDLNAAKKRLDKIYRLKKRVLGAAANLSANEKFKSEFMSAMEDDLNTSKALASVDEFVRSANDELDANPKDKAKKGEIAANLELIARVLGILQVDVFEYFQFGVSDEKRAYIEDLINQRNEAKKAKNYELSDKIRDMLATNGISLMDTPEGCMWEKI
- a CDS encoding flagellar assembly protein A, coding for MPENQNAQQNFLAEMEVETANPYGEILNLVKSFGVDSKFIDFDILEIKTECKVVGESQPRQIAEDKLNVFDNDKFYVDRVESIKQSYLVKFYDVRRVKPTPLPNVSVNANKNLTKILATVSQNADTVYFKEFDKKLINFIYKKLIKVGILVGIRNKTMLEEVAKISSVLRVKEFIDKDYTFAVTVGVNVVPSTDDALIYHYKTKIRNVDENDKIDYANRGYLLGVVENELIIEYVKLRDGTSGRDVRGNFLLAQKAKATITKMPEHTENIYVKEDNEGVKFFAKKPGYVKEEKGVFDIKDELDVNEITFKTTGSVDTGLDTNVTLNVKEKDLTKDAIGTGMTVEANEVNVEGNVAANAVVKANKVTIGGQTHAKALIEAKEAKIAVHIGSFEGESVEIDRLEGGKVKAKKAVIKSVIGGEIIAESVAIDTLVSNSNIIIADTLEIKKLKGVNNKILVDFSMIKNTGEQINERMAKIKAIREQIVKMPRTLESKRCVIEENRGPINVIKAKIEELKSTNNTPPATFMKKLKEYQQLVHEYNALLKEFREKKAAIAELRGEITNIQEGIFNSKVINHSNWREFNEIKFRLVDPARDITYSTRENEIARIITIAKVETEDGDIDYVVKKKNNAKKA
- a CDS encoding ABC transporter ATP-binding protein, with the protein product MKQMSLKEVLRRFAPYFRDYISYFIIAIAGMLMASGGTAASAWVIEPVLNKIFIEKNKDLLYLLPYAIIAIYVLKGLGTFLQAYFTAYIGQDIVRRFREKLLKNLLNLDMKFFNDYRTGELISRNINDIDRIRSIVSSMIPELIREAITIAGLLCVVLYQSLQLAFFALVIMPAAVYPLSKLAKKMKKISRASQEKTSDISSKLSEIFTNIEIIKANNAQEFEHAKFTDENAKFFKLNLKSVKVNEMVSPMMEIFGSVGVAAVVIIGGKEVIDGNLTMGSFFSFLTALFMLYTPIKRISGLYNKMQDAVVAAERTFELLDKEPQILSGDKPVPSEINLINFKDVRLNYDDKEVLKGINLSASKSQTVALVGSSGGGKSSIVNLLMRFYDANDGAIEINGENIKNFDLGSLRQNIGLVTQRVYIFNDTVANNVAYGREYDEAKVELALKTANAYDFVSNLPQGAQTVLNEFGTNLSGGQRQRIAIARALYDDPQILIFDEATSALDNESEQQITKAIANLQKEKIIFIIAHRLSTVQNADKIAVISGGKVVGFDTDEALSKSCEIYAKLKGEALV